Proteins encoded in a region of the Gallalistipes aquisgranensis genome:
- a CDS encoding AraC family transcriptional regulator — protein MAEDIFVEDGSSVGELGKELGIREGRLPFASVVSRNPHCLVGLCREGWADLCVYTHRHRLVKDELLVLLPGQLVSVSGMSRDFRLEYFTVEQILFDDVLSGIRRFPPHFYFYMRDHYHYLLSRENVSRMELYLTLLKNRAVSPGNLFRRESVIHVLRIFFLDMYNGYQIASSRSEERPEERQEDLANRFFRLLIDHYEQHKEVLFYANQLCITPKYLTMIVRRVSGKSAKEWISEYVVLEIKSLLKDTRLDIQEIVYRTHFANQSSMARFFRKHTGMSPLQYRKEKLVQR, from the coding sequence ATGGCGGAAGATATATTCGTGGAGGACGGGAGTTCTGTCGGAGAACTGGGTAAAGAGCTGGGAATCCGTGAGGGCCGTCTCCCTTTCGCCTCGGTCGTTTCCCGGAATCCGCATTGTCTGGTCGGGCTCTGCCGGGAAGGGTGGGCGGATCTCTGCGTCTATACCCACAGACACAGGCTGGTGAAAGACGAATTGCTGGTTCTGCTGCCGGGGCAGCTCGTATCGGTGTCGGGAATGAGCCGGGATTTCCGGCTCGAATATTTCACGGTGGAACAGATTCTGTTCGACGACGTTCTCAGCGGTATACGCCGTTTCCCTCCGCATTTCTATTTCTACATGCGGGATCATTATCACTACCTTCTCTCCCGGGAAAATGTCTCCCGGATGGAACTCTATCTGACGCTGCTGAAAAACCGAGCGGTTTCGCCGGGCAATCTGTTCCGCAGGGAGTCCGTCATTCATGTGCTGAGGATTTTTTTCCTCGATATGTATAACGGTTACCAGATAGCGAGCAGCCGTTCGGAAGAGCGGCCCGAAGAGCGGCAGGAGGATCTGGCCAATCGTTTTTTCCGGTTGCTGATCGACCATTACGAACAGCATAAGGAAGTGCTTTTCTATGCCAACCAACTGTGCATCACGCCTAAATATCTGACGATGATCGTCCGGCGGGTGAGCGGGAAATCGGCCAAGGAGTGGATTTCGGAGTATGTCGTGCTCGAGATCAAGTCGTTACTGAAAGATACCCGGCTCGACATCCAGGAGATCGTGTACCGTACGCATTTCGCCAATCAGTCGTCGATGGCCCGTTTTTTCAGGAAACATACGGGAATGTCTCCCCTTCAGTACCGGAAAGAGAAACTCGTACAGCGGTGA
- a CDS encoding glycoside hydrolase family 88/105 protein — protein MKRLIPALLLGILFPEPALTARNRQDADRALTDRVAKWQIEHFDTVSFPLGHWTNAALYRGMAEWAARTNADFIYDFLREIGRKSDWDMPPRIYDADDLCVGQTYFELSEKYDDPRMIAKVKDRVDYIMAHSQTGSLRLPNGKYNRNRWGWCDALFMAPPVYVQLYLKTGKRDYLDFCTSEYKVTVDSLFDRNDNLFYRDLRLVNDRGKNGKKVFWGRGNGWVYAGLALMLQRIPKDDPVYGYYLDLFLKMSPAVLRCQDKAGSWHSSLYAPEYYPQPENSASGFFVYGMAWGVNHGILGKEYRKAAQKGWNALKSHVNGEGKLGYVQPIGHAPVEISGEMTAVYGVGAFLLAASEMMEMNL, from the coding sequence ATGAAAAGACTGATTCCGGCCCTTCTGCTGGGCATTCTGTTTCCGGAACCGGCGCTGACCGCCCGAAACCGTCAAGACGCCGACCGTGCACTGACCGACCGGGTGGCCAAATGGCAGATCGAACACTTCGATACGGTCTCCTTCCCGCTGGGGCACTGGACCAATGCCGCCCTCTACCGGGGCATGGCCGAATGGGCCGCCAGGACAAATGCGGATTTCATCTACGATTTCCTGCGGGAAATCGGCCGCAAGAGCGACTGGGACATGCCTCCGAGAATCTACGACGCCGATGACCTGTGCGTAGGGCAGACCTATTTCGAACTGTCCGAAAAATACGACGATCCCCGGATGATCGCCAAAGTAAAAGACCGGGTCGACTACATCATGGCACACTCGCAAACCGGATCGCTGCGCCTGCCCAACGGCAAATACAACCGCAACCGCTGGGGCTGGTGCGACGCCCTGTTCATGGCTCCTCCCGTTTATGTACAACTGTATTTGAAAACCGGAAAACGCGATTACCTCGACTTCTGCACCTCCGAATACAAAGTGACGGTCGATTCCCTTTTCGACCGGAACGACAATCTTTTCTACCGCGACCTGCGGCTGGTGAACGACCGGGGAAAGAACGGGAAGAAAGTATTCTGGGGCCGGGGCAACGGCTGGGTCTACGCAGGTCTGGCACTGATGCTGCAACGGATTCCGAAAGACGATCCCGTGTACGGTTACTACCTCGACCTGTTCCTGAAAATGTCGCCCGCCGTACTCCGTTGCCAGGACAAGGCCGGATCGTGGCACTCGAGTTTGTACGCACCCGAATACTATCCCCAGCCGGAAAACAGCGCATCCGGATTTTTCGTCTACGGGATGGCATGGGGCGTGAACCACGGCATTCTCGGCAAAGAGTACAGAAAAGCCGCACAGAAAGGGTGGAATGCCCTGAAAAGCCATGTGAACGGAGAAGGGAAGCTGGGATACGTCCAGCCCATCGGGCATGCCCCCGTCGAAATATCCGGGGAGATGACCGCCGTCTACGGAGTGGGAGCCTTCCTTCTGGCAGCCAGCGAAATGATGGAGATGAATCTGTAA
- a CDS encoding sialidase family protein: protein MKPMLLPFLSLLLLTGTSAARGGSPAVSSPETIFQRQTEGYHTFRIPSLTVTADGTLLAFAEGRRNSRSDTGDIDLVLRRSTDGGKSWGPLITVWDDGENVCGNPSAVVDRATGRIVLVTTWNLGSDHEKEINARTSKDTRRVFVLFSDDDGINWSSPREITASVKDPAWTWYATGPCHAVQLQKGKHKGRIVVPCDYGEFTGKGSVYHSLLIYSDDGGESWHTGARSPVGGNESTAAELSDGSVMLNMRGVRGPERERNGSCRSVAVSRDGGVTFGPVRHDTVLIEPVCQGSLLNYAPKGKPTRTLLFSNPASKSKRVDMTLRISRDNGRSWEQALKFDSRPAAYSDLTVLPGGDIGILYETGEASPYERIVFRTVPASVITGKTKLSAQ, encoded by the coding sequence ATGAAACCCATGCTGCTACCCTTTCTGTCCCTGCTGCTCCTGACAGGGACATCCGCCGCCAGGGGCGGTTCACCCGCCGTATCTTCACCGGAAACGATTTTCCAACGCCAGACGGAGGGTTACCACACATTCCGCATCCCGTCGCTGACCGTCACGGCCGACGGCACTCTGCTCGCTTTCGCCGAAGGACGGCGCAACAGCCGTTCCGACACAGGCGACATCGACCTGGTCCTGCGCCGCTCCACGGACGGAGGCAAAAGCTGGGGGCCCCTCATCACGGTGTGGGACGACGGCGAAAACGTCTGCGGCAATCCGTCTGCGGTGGTGGACCGGGCCACGGGACGCATCGTCCTGGTCACCACCTGGAATCTGGGCAGCGACCACGAAAAGGAAATCAACGCCCGCACGTCGAAAGACACGCGCCGGGTGTTCGTGCTCTTTTCGGACGACGACGGGATAAACTGGTCATCACCCCGGGAGATCACCGCATCTGTCAAAGACCCTGCCTGGACCTGGTACGCCACCGGTCCCTGCCATGCCGTCCAACTGCAAAAAGGAAAACACAAGGGGAGGATCGTCGTACCGTGCGACTACGGGGAATTCACAGGCAAGGGTTCCGTCTACCACTCCCTTCTGATCTACTCCGACGACGGCGGAGAGAGTTGGCACACCGGAGCCCGGAGTCCGGTCGGCGGAAACGAAAGTACCGCTGCGGAACTGAGCGACGGCAGCGTCATGCTCAATATGCGGGGCGTGCGCGGCCCCGAACGGGAGAGGAACGGCTCGTGCCGGAGCGTCGCCGTCAGCCGGGACGGAGGCGTCACGTTCGGTCCCGTACGCCACGACACCGTACTGATCGAACCCGTATGCCAGGGCAGCCTCCTCAACTATGCCCCCAAGGGCAAACCCACCCGTACGCTTCTCTTCTCCAATCCCGCCTCCAAATCCAAGCGGGTCGACATGACCCTGCGCATCAGCCGGGACAACGGCCGGAGTTGGGAACAGGCCCTAAAGTTCGATTCCCGGCCGGCCGCCTACTCCGACCTGACCGTACTGCCCGGAGGCGACATAGGGATTCTCTACGAAACCGGGGAGGCCTCACCCTACGAACGCATCGTCTTCCGTACGGTCCCGGCTTCGGTCATCACCGGCAAAACGAAACTTTCCGCACAATAG
- a CDS encoding mechanosensitive ion channel family protein, producing the protein MNTNEFALTLLSGIKDFLTWIGVPRHMLDKLDEILFLVLIVVIAFLFAAVVHAVSVHFARKILKRKNAGVLDTLVKYGVFRKLTAVIPPLIVSALLPFAFSKDSAWFIVGDKVTWIYFFIALIVSVNAILNTVGDALKNNRQLKNRPMKGFIQIFQVVFTCVAVIVIVSILINKSPFNLITGLGAFTAVLMLVFKDTILGLVAGVMISEDDMLRIGDWIEMPQNGINGIVTDISLDVVKVQNFDNTIVTVPPYSLVSGSFVNWRGMSESGGRRIMREYTLKLDYIKPCTPEFLERMKDFDTELAQFIIEKQKQAADGKTVNTDNPAGLVNGTIDTNLGLLRAYMTLYLRRHPSVSRELLLMVRTLAPTGNGLPVQIYCFSANKNWPSYESIQAEIMEHFVSVLPAFELYPFQSADARDAIVSGLIESGKIDLSAISGIPWHTLRPEKDKSGSGPV; encoded by the coding sequence ATGAATACCAACGAATTTGCCCTGACTTTGCTGTCGGGAATAAAGGATTTTCTGACGTGGATAGGTGTTCCGCGCCACATGCTCGACAAACTGGATGAGATACTCTTTCTGGTGCTTATTGTCGTTATCGCGTTTCTTTTCGCGGCCGTGGTGCATGCCGTGTCGGTCCATTTTGCCAGGAAGATTCTGAAACGGAAGAATGCCGGGGTACTCGATACGCTCGTCAAATACGGCGTTTTCAGAAAACTTACGGCCGTCATTCCGCCCCTGATCGTCTCGGCCCTGCTGCCTTTCGCCTTCAGCAAGGATTCCGCCTGGTTCATCGTGGGGGACAAGGTCACCTGGATCTATTTTTTCATCGCCCTGATCGTCTCCGTCAACGCCATATTGAATACGGTGGGGGATGCCCTGAAAAACAACAGGCAACTGAAAAACCGGCCGATGAAAGGGTTCATCCAGATTTTTCAGGTGGTTTTCACCTGTGTCGCCGTTATCGTCATCGTTTCCATTCTGATCAATAAGTCCCCGTTCAACCTGATCACCGGGCTGGGAGCCTTCACAGCCGTGCTGATGCTGGTGTTCAAGGATACCATTCTGGGGCTCGTCGCGGGCGTGATGATCTCCGAGGACGACATGCTGCGGATCGGCGACTGGATCGAAATGCCGCAGAACGGCATCAACGGCATCGTGACCGATATTTCGCTGGATGTCGTCAAAGTGCAGAATTTCGACAATACGATCGTGACCGTACCTCCCTATTCGCTGGTCTCCGGCTCCTTCGTCAACTGGCGGGGCATGAGCGAATCCGGGGGGCGCCGCATCATGCGCGAGTATACCCTGAAGCTCGACTATATCAAACCCTGTACACCTGAATTCCTGGAGCGGATGAAGGATTTCGACACGGAGCTGGCGCAGTTCATCATCGAAAAACAGAAACAGGCGGCCGACGGGAAGACGGTCAACACGGACAATCCTGCCGGACTGGTAAACGGAACCATCGACACGAATCTCGGATTGTTGCGGGCCTACATGACCCTCTACCTGCGCCGTCACCCTTCCGTCAGCAGGGAACTGCTGCTCATGGTGCGTACGTTGGCCCCGACGGGGAACGGTCTGCCGGTGCAGATATATTGTTTCTCGGCCAATAAGAACTGGCCGAGTTACGAGTCCATTCAGGCGGAGATCATGGAACATTTCGTATCGGTGCTGCCGGCTTTCGAACTCTATCCTTTCCAGAGTGCGGATGCGCGCGACGCCATTGTCAGCGGATTGATCGAATCCGGGAAGATCGACCTGTCTGCGATTTCCGGTATTCCCTGGCATACTCTTCGGCCCGAAAAGGACAAGAGCGGATCTGGGCCGGTATAG
- a CDS encoding sodium:solute symporter family transporter, translating to MKPRLLFPLLFCLLAGFFTHPLQGAPAVDVRQTGTLPLLSDSTANPGVAGAFAGLSNGRIILAGGSNFPQGYPWEGGQKHYSDDVYLLTPGPDGNYACTLLPDVKFPAEGKGLAHGASVTAGNHLYCFGGTGSDGLNRTVYRLTCTGGSVRIDSVSRLPDDFTPVAATAAGNNLYIHGVGPSANLLYAYTPSSGRWKELAACPAARRSEGAVLVRQHDGHEEALYLIGGRDVTDGTLTLFTDVWEYTPVHNTWKHKGEIIPDGDHAPVVVMAPAAVPYGSGHILVLGGDDGREFSRRFALEQAIASTDDPAERDSLSRELTRAFTEHPGFSRDILAYHAITDTWIRLGTSAEPLPAVTTAVLSGNNIVLPSGEASPGVRSDRVLSVRIAEHASFGWINYSVVALYLLIMLGMGFYFMRKENSTEQFFKGGSRIPWWAAGISIFATALSAITFLSIPAKAYAADWSMFMFNMSILVIVPVVIFFYLPFFRKLSVASAYEYLEQRFSRPVRYIAAAFFCVFMFARIAIVLFLPSLALNAVTGIDIYLCILLMGVVTLIYCTMGGIEAVVWGDVIQGFILVGGAIASLFYMIGGTEGGLSEFVSVAVEDSKFHILDFAFDLTKPVFWVTFFGGFANQLLTYTSDQSVIQKYMTTKTMSGAKKSLWLNGLLSVPITVLFFCIGTGLYVFFKSHPELLSIGMQNTDSIFPHFMMCRLPAGMAGLLIAAVFAAAMSTLSSNINSISTVLTEDFLGNLRKGASDRSRMRFARWSGILVGGLGILMAVLLASFDIASLWDQFNFFLGLFTSGLGGFFMMGIFFKRIGTAGAITGFVGSMVVLLLFNSYSNVSFLLYGLIGLVSCCAIGYLSSFLFGRGR from the coding sequence ATGAAACCCAGACTTCTCTTTCCGCTTCTGTTCTGCCTGCTGGCAGGCTTCTTCACGCACCCCCTGCAAGGTGCCCCCGCCGTCGACGTCCGACAGACAGGCACTCTGCCGCTTCTCTCCGACTCGACCGCCAATCCCGGCGTGGCCGGAGCCTTCGCAGGGCTCTCGAACGGCCGCATCATCCTGGCCGGAGGGTCCAACTTTCCCCAGGGCTACCCGTGGGAAGGAGGCCAAAAACACTACTCCGATGACGTATATCTGCTCACACCCGGCCCGGACGGCAACTATGCCTGCACCCTGCTGCCCGATGTCAAATTCCCGGCCGAAGGCAAGGGCCTCGCACACGGTGCGTCCGTCACCGCAGGCAACCATCTGTACTGTTTCGGAGGGACCGGGTCCGACGGGCTCAACCGCACCGTCTACCGGCTGACCTGCACGGGAGGCAGCGTACGGATCGACTCCGTCAGCCGCCTGCCCGACGACTTCACTCCGGTAGCCGCAACAGCAGCAGGAAACAACCTCTACATCCACGGCGTCGGCCCGTCCGCGAACCTGCTCTACGCCTACACTCCCTCTTCCGGCCGGTGGAAAGAGCTGGCCGCCTGCCCGGCTGCCCGGCGTTCGGAAGGTGCCGTTCTCGTCCGCCAGCACGACGGACACGAAGAGGCGCTCTACCTGATCGGCGGGCGGGACGTGACGGACGGCACGCTGACCCTTTTCACCGACGTATGGGAATACACGCCGGTCCATAACACCTGGAAACACAAGGGCGAGATCATCCCCGACGGCGACCATGCACCCGTCGTGGTGATGGCTCCGGCCGCCGTTCCCTACGGATCGGGACACATTCTGGTACTGGGAGGCGACGACGGCCGTGAATTTTCACGCCGCTTCGCCCTGGAACAGGCGATCGCTTCGACCGACGATCCGGCCGAACGGGATTCACTGAGCCGGGAACTGACCCGCGCCTTCACGGAACACCCCGGTTTCTCCCGGGATATCCTCGCCTACCACGCCATCACCGACACGTGGATACGGTTGGGTACTTCCGCCGAACCGCTGCCCGCCGTCACTACGGCCGTGCTTTCGGGAAACAATATAGTCCTTCCTTCGGGCGAGGCCTCCCCCGGTGTGAGGAGCGACCGGGTCCTCTCGGTCCGGATCGCGGAACATGCCTCTTTCGGGTGGATCAACTATTCGGTCGTGGCCCTTTACCTGCTCATCATGCTGGGCATGGGCTTCTATTTCATGCGCAAAGAGAACAGCACGGAACAGTTCTTCAAGGGCGGCAGCCGTATCCCGTGGTGGGCGGCCGGCATCAGTATCTTCGCTACGGCCCTGAGCGCCATCACCTTCCTTTCGATTCCGGCCAAAGCCTATGCCGCCGACTGGAGCATGTTCATGTTCAACATGTCGATCCTGGTCATCGTCCCGGTAGTCATCTTCTTCTACCTGCCGTTTTTCCGCAAACTGAGCGTGGCCTCGGCTTACGAGTACCTCGAACAGCGGTTCAGCCGTCCCGTCCGCTACATCGCGGCCGCCTTCTTCTGTGTATTCATGTTCGCCCGGATCGCCATCGTGCTCTTCCTGCCCTCGCTGGCCCTGAATGCCGTGACGGGTATCGACATCTACCTCTGTATCCTGCTCATGGGCGTAGTCACGCTGATCTACTGCACGATGGGCGGAATCGAGGCTGTGGTCTGGGGTGACGTGATCCAGGGCTTCATCCTCGTGGGAGGAGCCATCGCCTCGCTTTTCTACATGATCGGAGGCACCGAAGGCGGACTCTCGGAATTCGTCTCCGTCGCCGTCGAAGACAGTAAGTTCCACATACTCGACTTCGCGTTCGACCTGACCAAACCCGTCTTCTGGGTGACCTTCTTCGGCGGATTCGCCAACCAGCTGCTCACCTACACCAGCGACCAGTCGGTCATCCAGAAATACATGACCACCAAAACCATGTCCGGAGCCAAGAAAAGCCTTTGGCTCAACGGACTGCTGAGCGTCCCCATCACCGTGCTCTTCTTCTGCATCGGCACGGGCCTCTACGTCTTCTTCAAATCGCATCCCGAACTGCTCAGCATCGGCATGCAGAACACCGACTCCATTTTCCCGCATTTCATGATGTGCCGCCTGCCGGCCGGCATGGCAGGTCTGCTGATCGCCGCCGTCTTTGCCGCCGCCATGAGCACCCTCTCGTCCAACATCAACTCCATCTCCACGGTGCTGACCGAAGATTTTCTCGGCAACCTGCGCAAGGGAGCCAGCGACCGCAGCCGAATGCGCTTCGCCCGCTGGTCGGGCATTCTGGTGGGCGGACTCGGTATCCTCATGGCCGTTCTCCTCGCCTCGTTCGACATTGCTTCGCTGTGGGACCAGTTCAACTTCTTCCTCGGTCTCTTCACCAGCGGACTGGGCGGCTTCTTCATGATGGGCATCTTCTTCAAACGGATCGGCACGGCCGGGGCCATCACCGGATTCGTGGGCAGCATGGTGGTCCTGCTCCTGTTCAACAGCTATTCGAACGTCTCTTTCCTGCTTTACGGACTGATCGGGCTGGTCTCCTGCTGCGCGATCGGTTACCTCTCCAGCTTCCTGTTCGGCCGGGGCCGATAA
- a CDS encoding polysaccharide lyase family 8 super-sandwich domain-containing protein translates to MKKLCMAAAAAVLALLPSFGTEVRAETVSAGISAPAPKPNKGEMRTIKKRMHRSFLPGKPSDAVVAELMKEIGTDGSFSDVDYSSEEFNSGGEKRKHLANLAKLARAYETPGGTYYKNRDLYNAIASALAYWVENNYEDPNWWHRIIGFPKDMMVTVVLLNDDMKRYDKELYRKCTDYLLYSWSVPKQRAQEGANGTDICKFTFAAAVITENETLLREVIEKVNSLVKIAAGDREEGIQPDYSFAQHNGSGRQLYLGTYGREYIDGVLYFMEFVAGTSFELAPEKVALFEEFFLEGVAWGWYKNEMDLNQCGRGLLRDNTGPSFVVLTQRLAALGTPRKEALEGVIAMMKGSRELNGNKMYWRMDYMVHRPKGAMVVSRMTSTRTVGNEAGNGEGLDNYHTGDGANYVKVHGNEYTPILAGWNWKRIPGTTVIEDTRKMPAPMWGEGGAGGSDFAGGVSDGRNGVCGFIYAKDSLEARKGWFYFDDYYVALGAGINSQRGDAPAKTTVNQTLLAGKVALADASGAASDLAGAGNTSPFSRLWHNDVGYRFEAGSVPAAEIYKSGKRDVLCISFDHGTGRQGGSYAYAVYPAVSRGDFFGRTGEDYRVLANTPQVQAVQDVRTGRTMAVFYEAGSVQADGLGALSADKPCFLIAEGNGGAVKVTVADPYGEKRTQESVSVTVGGKSTAVPFRNGGSSAQL, encoded by the coding sequence ATGAAGAAGTTATGTATGGCGGCAGCGGCGGCTGTCCTGGCTCTGCTCCCTTCCTTCGGGACGGAAGTCCGTGCGGAGACTGTCTCGGCCGGGATTTCCGCTCCCGCTCCGAAGCCCAACAAGGGGGAGATGCGGACGATCAAAAAACGCATGCACCGTTCGTTTCTGCCCGGCAAGCCTTCGGACGCCGTGGTGGCGGAACTGATGAAGGAGATCGGTACGGACGGCTCTTTCTCCGATGTGGACTACTCCTCGGAGGAGTTCAACTCGGGCGGCGAGAAACGGAAGCATCTGGCCAATCTTGCAAAACTGGCCCGGGCCTATGAGACGCCGGGCGGAACGTATTACAAGAACCGTGATCTCTACAATGCCATTGCCTCGGCTTTGGCCTACTGGGTGGAGAACAATTACGAAGACCCGAACTGGTGGCACCGTATCATCGGTTTCCCGAAGGACATGATGGTGACGGTGGTGCTGCTGAACGACGACATGAAACGGTACGACAAGGAGCTCTACCGGAAGTGTACGGATTATCTGCTCTACTCCTGGTCGGTGCCCAAACAGCGGGCGCAGGAGGGTGCCAACGGGACGGATATATGCAAGTTCACGTTCGCCGCGGCCGTGATTACAGAGAACGAAACCCTGCTGCGCGAGGTGATCGAAAAGGTCAATTCACTGGTCAAAATCGCAGCCGGGGACCGGGAGGAGGGTATCCAGCCCGATTACTCCTTCGCCCAGCACAACGGCAGCGGCCGTCAGCTCTATCTGGGTACCTACGGGCGGGAGTATATCGACGGAGTGCTCTATTTCATGGAGTTCGTGGCGGGTACCTCGTTCGAACTGGCTCCCGAGAAGGTGGCTCTGTTCGAGGAGTTCTTTCTGGAAGGTGTCGCATGGGGCTGGTATAAGAACGAAATGGACCTCAACCAGTGCGGACGGGGTTTGCTCCGGGACAATACCGGACCTTCGTTCGTGGTGCTGACCCAGCGTTTGGCGGCACTCGGCACTCCCCGCAAGGAGGCGCTGGAAGGCGTAATCGCCATGATGAAGGGGAGCCGGGAACTCAACGGGAATAAAATGTACTGGAGAATGGACTACATGGTGCACCGGCCGAAGGGAGCCATGGTCGTATCGCGCATGACCTCGACCCGGACGGTGGGCAACGAGGCCGGAAACGGAGAGGGTCTGGACAACTATCACACGGGCGACGGGGCCAACTATGTCAAGGTGCACGGAAACGAATATACGCCGATTCTGGCGGGGTGGAACTGGAAACGGATTCCCGGTACCACCGTGATCGAGGATACGCGCAAGATGCCCGCGCCTATGTGGGGCGAGGGCGGTGCCGGGGGCAGCGATTTCGCCGGGGGTGTCTCCGACGGACGGAACGGTGTGTGCGGATTCATTTACGCGAAAGACAGTCTGGAAGCCCGCAAGGGCTGGTTCTATTTCGACGACTACTATGTGGCGCTCGGGGCCGGAATCAATTCGCAGAGAGGAGACGCGCCTGCGAAAACGACTGTCAACCAGACCCTGCTGGCAGGCAAGGTGGCGCTGGCGGATGCGTCGGGTGCGGCATCCGATCTGGCGGGGGCCGGGAACACGTCGCCTTTCAGCCGTCTGTGGCATAACGATGTAGGGTATCGTTTCGAAGCGGGCAGTGTCCCGGCGGCCGAGATCTACAAGAGCGGCAAGCGGGACGTACTCTGTATTTCGTTCGACCACGGAACGGGACGGCAGGGCGGTTCGTATGCCTATGCGGTCTATCCGGCCGTGAGCCGCGGAGATTTTTTCGGGCGTACGGGGGAGGACTACCGTGTTCTCGCCAATACGCCGCAGGTGCAGGCCGTTCAGGATGTGAGGACGGGCCGGACGATGGCCGTGTTCTATGAGGCCGGGAGTGTGCAGGCCGACGGGTTGGGCGCCCTTTCGGCCGACAAGCCCTGTTTTCTGATCGCGGAGGGGAATGGCGGTGCCGTGAAGGTGACGGTAGCCGATCCGTACGGAGAGAAACGGACGCAGGAGTCGGTCTCCGTGACGGTGGGGGGAAAGAGTACGGCGGTGCCGTTCAGGAACGGCGGAAGTTCCGCGCAGTTGTAA
- a CDS encoding PepSY-like domain-containing protein has translation MKRKILMLMALLAGALAFHGCDDDDEKRIGYADLPQTAREFIGEHFPDRKVNHVEQDTDNGRKEYEVVLDNGTELSFDASGVWQSVDCKFSTLPEGILPPGSPHTSRKTIRRRPPTR, from the coding sequence ATGAAACGGAAAATTCTGATGTTGATGGCCCTGCTGGCCGGAGCGCTTGCCTTCCACGGATGCGACGACGATGACGAAAAGAGAATCGGATACGCCGACCTGCCGCAAACGGCCCGAGAGTTCATCGGCGAGCACTTCCCGGACCGGAAGGTCAACCACGTCGAACAGGATACCGACAACGGGAGAAAAGAATACGAAGTGGTGCTGGACAACGGCACGGAACTGAGTTTCGATGCCTCGGGCGTATGGCAGAGCGTGGACTGCAAATTTTCCACCCTTCCCGAAGGTATCCTGCCCCCAGGATCGCCGCACACATCGCGGAAAACTATCCGCAGGCGGCCGCCTACAAGATAG